From uncultured Desulfobacter sp.:
CTTAATCCCGAAAGGCCGCCACCGATGATCAGTGCTTTAGGCGTAATATTGACCTTGATGTCCGTGAGCGGAAAGTTTTGGGTGACTTTTGCAACAGCCATTTTTACCTGGGCTTTGGCTTTTTGTGTTGCCTTTTCCGGTTCATGCGGGTGAACCCAGGCATTCATGTTCCGGATATTGGCCATTTCCACCATGTATTTGTTCAGGCCGGTATTCTGCAGCGTTTCCTGGAACAAAGGCTCGTGGGTTCTCGGGGTGCAGGCCGCTACGACCACAGCATTAAGTTTTTCTTTTTTAATGCTTTCAGCGATCAGATCCTGGGTATCCGAGGAACAGGTAAACATATTGTTCTCCACATGCGCCACATGGGGCAGAGTTGCTGCATATTCGGACACGGCATTGACATCGACCACCGAAGCGATATTGGTACCGCAGGCACAAACAAACACCCCGATGCGTTTTTCTTGACCGGAGATGTCAAATTCCTCTACGAATTTTTTTTCAATGGTCTGGGTGTTTCTTGCAGATGCCAGGACTGCCTTGGCCCGGGCTGCTGCCGTGGACGCCACGGCCACGGACTGGGGAATGGCCTTGGGGCTCTGGAAACTGCCGGTGACAAATATGCCGGGACGGCTGCTTACCGAAGGGGAAAAGCAGCTGGTTTTTGCAAATCCGTAATGATCCAGTTCAATGCGGCAGGCATTGGCCAACTCTTTTGTACTTTCAGGATTCGAAAGACCAACGGATAAAATTACAAGATCAAAGAACGATTCATGATTTTTTCCGGTTTCATCAACCCACAGCATGGTGACACCGTGTCCTTCCGGGCCTTTAAGCAGGGTATGGGGACGGGATCTGACAAAGGATACACCGGTCTGTCGGGCTTTTTCGTAGTAGCGTTCGTATTCCTTGCCATGGGAACGGATGTCCATGTAAAAAATGGTTTGTTCGCCGTTTCCATCGGTCATGTGGGACCGGGTCATCACAGCCTGTTTGATGGCATACATGCAGCAGACGCTGGAACAATATCCATTATCCCCACCATTGATGTTTCTGGACCCCACGCATTGAATCCAGGCAATTTTTTTAGGTTCTTCGTTGTTTGACATCTTTTTCAGATGACCAGCCCATGGACCTGATGCGGAGAGCATGCGCTCATACTCAAGGCTTGTGACAACATCCTTGATGGTGTCGTACCCGTAATAGTCAATGCCTTTCGGGGAAAAAGCCTTGAAACCCGGTGCCAGAATCAGAGCACCGACATCAAGTTCAAGAATTTCTGCCTTCATGTCGTGGTTAATGGCTCCGGCAGGGCAGACCTTTGCGCAGATTCCACATTTGCCTTTGGTCAGATAGATGCAGTTGTCCGGATCAATGGCATATTTCAAAGGAACGGTCTGGCCGTACTTAATGTAGGCGGCTTTTCTTTTGTCTAAACCGGCATTGTATTCATCGTCCACCTTTTTGGGACATTTTTCAGCGCAAAGACCACAGGCAATACATTTTTCTTCATCCACAAATCTGGGATTCTTTTTTACTTTAACCGTAAAATTGCCAAGCTCGCCGGATACATCCATAATTTCCGACAGCGTTAAAATTTCAATATTTAAGTGCCGACCGCACTCAACCAGTTTGGGTGAAATGATTCACATGGCACAGTCGTTTGTGGGGAAGGTTTTGTCCAACTGTGACATGGCCCCTCCTATGCCGGCTGTCTTCTCAACAAGATATACGTAAAATCCGGAATCCGCTGCATCCAGTGCGGCCTGAATTCCGGCAATGCCTCCCCCTGCAACAAGTACAGAGCCCTTTATTTGACTATCCATGTTTAAACACCTCGTTCAAAAAAAAATAAAATTGATAGGAAATAAGAGTCTGTTTAAAAATTAGGGATCGAAGCGCAATCTTATTTTCATAAGATTGCAGTCGATTCATTTATTTTTGAATAGGCTCTAAATTAAAAGCGATGTGGCTTTTTAATTTTTCAATCACAAGTTGTGCCGCTTCTTCCACTGCGTTTTCTGCCACCGGGCAAAGCCCGGGACTGATTTCATCGGGAATAAATTCTGTATTCATTGCAATGACTTCAACGTTAGTACCTCGTTGGGCAAGCTGGGCCAAAAGATTCGATGATGGGCACTGGTGCAGGGAAAAATCCGCCAGTTTTTTTTTGGGTACTTTGGCTACGTCAATGGCAAAGATTTCCCCATGGCGACGGTCCGGAACGGTGATGGCGTCAATGACTACCACGAGTTCCGGGGGGGTGTCCATGAGCAGGAGGTCGAAAACCAGATCGCGAATCCCAGTACCGGCATCCATCACCAGGATGCTGTCCGGCAGGGTTTGCGTTTTCTCTATTTTGTAAACAACTTCCGGCCCAAAGCCGTCATTTCCGAATAACGTATTGCCACAGCCAAAAACCAGGATTTTTTTTGTATAAACTTTAGATGTCACTGAATTTTTTCCGTTTCTAGTTTTGAATGCAGCACATAAAAAAGCACCCAATAATTTATTATCAATAATTCTTATTAAAAAGCGATGTTGATAGCAAAAACAAAATGAGGTGTCAATACGATAAAAGTTAGGGTGTTGTAAATTATTAAAGTTTTTTAAAATAGATAACATTTTGAAAAATATATAATTAATAATGAGTCAAATTCAAATTTATTCTGTTATTAAAAATAATGTATAAAAATGTTTTATAATTTATAAATGTGTGTGATGCTGATTATCGTTCAATTTTTTTTAATGAAATCTTAAAAAAATTTTTTGTTTTAAGATTTTTTTAAGAAAAATATTAATCTTTATTGACATATACAAATGGGAGTGATAGATACCCGGACGTTGCTTTTAACGGGACGTAGCGCAGCCTGGTAGCGCACTTGTCTGGGGGACAAGTGGTCGCTGGTTCAAATCCAGTCGTCCCGACCATTATAAAAGAAGGCTTTCAGCAAGTTTTGTTGGAGGCCTTTTATTATTGTGAAACATGGCTGGTTACAAGTTTATGTGTCACTTTAGAGATGCAGCTTCAAAAAGGTTCCCAAACAGTTTGTTTCTATTATGAAACCCATTCAGCGTATGAATGGTGGCCTGTATTCCTGATATGTTTCCTGGTTGGAAAAATTTCTGGGATAGCGGTAGAGGTCTAACTTTTTTGAGAAGCAACCAAGATTAATCTGCCCAGCACTGTCGGTCAGATTTTTTTCGAAAAATTTAGTATGAAACCCTCTCATCATATTGGTCATCCCATTTAAAGTTATTAGGATGGCGGAATAATACTCGTAAGTATAATCACTTGAAATTATTTTATGAAAACTAAGAGTCTTGAATATACTCTTGTTTGATAATTGTGAAGTTGATAAACATATACAAATGAGCTCTATTTGAACGCTATCGATTTTTTTTGTCTACGATGCGGTCTATCGCCACAGACTGCAAATGGGAAGATAGTAAAATATGTTATTGTCATTATTGATCGTCTCCATAGTCCTGCAATTCGTTGCAGCCGGACTGGCGTTTGTCATGATCCGCAGGACCGAACGTACCGCCGTATGGCTGGTAATGAGCTCAGCACTTCTGTTAATGGCAATTCGGCGGTCTATCTCTTTGATTCATACTCTTACTTCGGACGTGATCATTATTGATCCGGTCGCTGAAGGTATCGCCCTGCTGATTTCTTGCCTGATGGTCATCGGCGTCTGGTTGATCGGCGGTGTCTTTGATCGGCTGGGCAACCTGCGCGCTGCAACCCAACACGAACTTAATAAACGTATTAAAGCCGAAAAAAAATTGGGCAGAAAAAATGTGCTATTGCAGGAAATGGGCCGTATCGCCCACGTCGGCGGATGGGAATTTGATCCTGCTACAGGCCAGGGGACATGGACTGACGAAGTCACCCGGATTCACGACCTTGATCCCAAAGATGAGACATCCCTGGAAAAGGGGGTGAGTTTCTATCGGAATCGGTCGCGCCAGAAAATTGACCGGGCGGTGAAGGAAGCCTTTGCATTCGGCAGCTCTTACGACCTTGAGCTGGAGTTGGTCTCCGCAAAAGGCGTGCACAAGTGGGTCCGTACCATCGGGAGTCCGGTTGTCGAAGATGGGAAGGTCGTCCGCGTACACGGCACATTCCAGGACATTACCGCGCATAAGAAGGCCGAACAAGAGATCCGGCAGATCACGGAACGCCAGAAACAGCTTGCCGACATCATTGAAAAGGCTGAACAGCCTGTAAGCGTTGGTTATCCCGATGGACGTCTTGGGTTGTGCAATTGGGCGTTTTGTGAACTGACGGGTTACAGCATATGGAGGAATTGAAGGCCATTGACTGGAACCAGGTTCTTACACCGCCAGAATGGATTGAAACTGAATATTCGGCTCTGGCGCAACTTGAAGAGACAGGCAAACCGGTTCGCTACCAGAAGGAATATATCCGCAAAGACGGTCGCCGTGTTCCTATTGAGATGCTGACCCACGTCGTCAGAGACCGGGACGGCGAGGTTCAGTATTACTACGCCTTTATCGCGGACATCAAGGAGCGCATTGCAGCCGAGGAAACGCTACGCGCTTCTGAAAAGCGCTTTGAGGATATCGCGTTTAGTTCCGCCAACTGGATATGGGAATGTGATGCAAGCGGAAAATACACCTTTGCTGCCGGACAAGTCCATCAGATTACGGGATACACCCCTGATGAGTTAATGAGAATGACGCTCTTTGACATGATTACCGGAAAAGAGGCCGTAAGAGTCGGCGAGATTTTCGGGAAGATCGTTGCCCGCAAAGAGCCGATCATCGAACTGGAGAACACTGTCTTGTCAAAAGACGGCAGGACCGTTCACCTGTTGACCAGTGGTGTACCGGTGCTCGACAAAAATGGCGATCTGGCAGGTTACCGTGGTGTGGACCGAGATATCACGGAGAAAAAGCAGGCGACCGAAGCGTTGCAGAACTACCGCGATCATCTGGAAGAGCTGGCCGAGGCCCGTTGCCTATTCGGTAAGCCATGACCTGAGCACCCCCTTGCGCAGCATCGACGGGTTCAGCCAAGTCCTGCTCGAAGACTATGAAAAAATTCTGGATGGAGAAGGCCAGGACGCCTTGCATCGTATAAGGGCAGCTGCCCAGCGTATGGGGAGACTGATTGAAGATTTGCTCCAACTCTCGCGCGTCAGCCGCTGGCAGTTGGAACGGCAATCCTTGGAACTTGGCGTACTGGCCAGCGAGGTCGTTCGCTCTTTGCAGGCGCAGCAATCGGAGCGGGTGGTCGAGGTCGTCATTGGGAATGACCTGAGCGTAGAGGCAGACCCGCGGTTGATGCGGTTAGTGATGGAGAATTTAGTCGGCAATGCATGGAAATTCAGCCACAAGGTGGACGAAGCACGAATTGAGGTAGGCAGGTGCAGAAATACGGAGCTTGAGACGCCAAATTTAAATCTTGCCGACCATACCACCGTGTTCTACTTGCGGGACAACGGGGCGGGGTTTGACATGGCCTACGCAGACAAGCTGTTTGGCGCTTTTCAAAGACTGCACACCGTATCGGAATTCAAAGGTACGGGCATCGGCCTGGCCACTGTCATGCGCGCGATCCACCGCCAGGGAGGACAGGTCTGGGCCGAAGGGCAGGTCGGGGAGGGCGCTACGCTCTACTTTTCACTGGAGACGTAAACGGAATAGAATAATATGGCGTTGAGTGCTATGTCGAAACAGTGCACATCGGCATTGTTTACAATCACAGACCGTAATTGAAAGGGATGGAAAGATGGATGATGAGACGACAATTCTTTTGGTGGAAGACAATCCCGACGATATTAAGCTGACGCTCAGAGCGTTTAAGCGCAACCACATCTCAAACGAGGTGACCGTGGCCACGGATGGCGTGGAGGCGCTGGAGTACCTCTTTGGGGAGGGCAGGTATGCGAACCGGGATGTTGGTGATTTACCGTGTCTTGTACTGCTGGACCTGAAGCTGCCCAGAATTGACGGTTATGAGGTGCTATGCCGTATTCGCACAAATGAACGAACCAAATTCCTGCCGGTCGTTATCCTGACATCTTCGTCCGAGGAGGCTGATCTGATTCAGAGCTACGAAAACGGCTGCAACAGCTATATCCAGAAACCCGTGGATTTCTCGCAGTTTTCCAAGGCAATCCATCACCTGGGCCTGTATTGGGTTGTTCTCAATCGCAGATTCCCCAACCGATAGAAGGAGAACAGAATATGACAGCATCAAATACAAAGCTGAACGTCCTGATTGTAGAGGATTCTGAAGATGATGCCTTGCTGATAGTGCGGGAGCTGAAGCGGGGTGGATATCGGCCGGAATGGCGGCGCGTCGAAACGCCTGAAACCTTTGCCGCTGAACTTCACGAGCAGAAATGGGACATAATTCTCTCAGACTGCCGGATGCCGCATTTTGACGCCTCGACGGCACTCGCACTTCTCCAGGACACGGGGCAGGACGTTCCGTTCATCGTCATTTCCGGCGTCATCGGCGAGGAAACTGCAGTGGCGCTGATGAAGGCCGGTGCGTCGGATTTCCTGTTCAAGGGCGCTCTGGTACGTCTGGTTCCGGCGGTCCGGCGTGAACTCAAAGAAGCTGAGAACCGGCAGCGCCACATTCTGGCGGAAAAGGCGTTGTATACGGAACGTGAACGGCTGAAAATGATCATCCTGGGCAGCCGACTCGGGACCTGGGTTTGGGATCTCCAGACCAACGAGATCGTCCTCAATGAACAATGGGCCGCGATGCTGGGGTACACCCTCGAGGAGCTTGCCCCCAGCTCCTACGAGACATTGACAGGCCTTATACATCCCGAAGATTTTGGCCCTGCGACTGAGCGCATGGAAAAGTATCTCAGAGACGAAACACCTGAATACGAATGCGAGCTCCGCTTGCGCCATAAGGATGGAAGCTGGGTCTGGGTCATGGACCGCGCCCGTATCATGAAACGGGACGCCCAGGGTAGACCGCAGGCCATGTTCGGCACACATCTGGAGATCTCCAAGCGGAAGCAATTCGAAGAAAAGCTCTCTGCAAGTGAGCAACGTTTTCGTGCTCTCTTCGAACAGGCCGGTGACTATTGCATGGTACTGGACCCCAACACGCCCGACGGAATTCCCATCATTGTGGATGCCAACAAGGCGGCGTGTACCATGCACGGTTATACACGTGAAGAATTCATTGGCAGAAAGGTAACCGATGTGGACGATACCGACGGCCGTCAATTCTGTCTGGAACGAACCCAGCAAATTATGACAGGGAAGCCCTTCTTTGTCGAGAATACACACGTCCGAAAGGACGGCTCGACCTTCGATGCCGCGATCCATGCAAACCGGATTGATATTGAAGGGCATCCCCCTTTAATTTTTACAACGGAATACGACATCACCAGCCGCAAACGGGCAGAAAAAGCAATGCGAACCGCCCACGAACGGCTGGAAGTTGCCGTTGCCGGGGGCGCGCTCGGGACCTGGGAATGGCTTCCCCTCGAAGGAGAACATAAGAAACCGACTGGAACCCTCGTATTTAATGAATACTTTTTAACCATGCTAGGTTACGTGCCCGGCGAGATCGAGTACAACCTGGAAGCGGTTCATGCTCTGATCGACCCTGAAGCGCTCCCAGGTATGTACAAGCTGATGCGTGCGCATCTGAACGGCGAAACCCCCTACTACGAAGCCGTATATCGCATGCGCCACAAATCGGGAGATTGGGTTTATATTCACGATCGTGGCCAAGTCACCGAACGTTACAACACCGGCTTCCCCAAACGGGTCTGCGGCACCCATGCCGACATCACCCGGCTGATGCAAGCGGAAAAAAAGTTGCGCAAGAGCGAGGCAAAATTCCGCAGCTATGTTGAACAGGCTCCATCCGGTGTGTTCATTTTAGATGCGACTGGCCGTTACGTAGACGTGAACCCCGCTGCATCAGAGATCACGGGATACTCCCGAGATGAGCTTTTGGAGATGCGTCTTGGCGACCTGACCCCTCCTGACGCTCAGACGAATTTGGCAGTGCGTTTCGCACGTCTATGCGAGCAGGGGCATGGAGAAGACGTTTTCTCCTGTGTAAAAAAAAACGGAACCCGGTGCCTGTTGAATATCACAGCCGTTCGACTGGACAAAGACAGGTTCCTCGGGTTCGCGCGGGACATCACCAAACAGCAACGCCTTGAAGAACAACTGCGACAAGCCCAAAAAATGGAATCGGTGGGAAGACTGGCCGGAGGCGTTGCCCACGATTTCAATAATATGTTGAGCGTCATCAATGGCTATTCATCTCTATTACTGGAGAGCCTGCAGCCCGATGATCCTCTGTATGAAGATGTGACGGAAATATTAAATGCGGGTAAGCGTTCGGCGGACATCACCCGGCAGCTGCTGGCGTTTGCCCGCCAGCAAGCGATCACTCCCCAGGTCATTGATTTAAACGCCACAATTGAAGGTATGCTGAAAATGCTTCGCCGACTCATCGGTGAAGAAATTGAGCTTGCTTGGCTGCCCGGAATAAAAATTAGGCCGGTCAAAATCGATCCTGCTCAAGTCGACCAGATCCTGGCCAACCTTTGCGTCAACGCCAAGGATGCCATCTCAAATGTCGGCCGGATCACCATCGAAACAAAAAATATCGACTTTGATGAAGCCGCCAGTGCAATGTATACCGGGTTAGTTCCCGGAGCGTATGTCATGCTTGCGGTTAGCGATAGCGGCAGCGGCATCCCCCCGAATATTCTCGACCAAATCTTCGAACCCTTCTTCACAACCAAGGGGCGCCATCAAGGGACCGGACTAGGATTATCCACTGTGTACGGCATTGTCAAACAAAACCATGGTTATATCACCGCTTACAG
This genomic window contains:
- a CDS encoding PAS domain S-box protein produces the protein MTASNTKLNVLIVEDSEDDALLIVRELKRGGYRPEWRRVETPETFAAELHEQKWDIILSDCRMPHFDASTALALLQDTGQDVPFIVISGVIGEETAVALMKAGASDFLFKGALVRLVPAVRRELKEAENRQRHILAEKALYTERERLKMIILGSRLGTWVWDLQTNEIVLNEQWAAMLGYTLEELAPSSYETLTGLIHPEDFGPATERMEKYLRDETPEYECELRLRHKDGSWVWVMDRARIMKRDAQGRPQAMFGTHLEISKRKQFEEKLSASEQRFRALFEQAGDYCMVLDPNTPDGIPIIVDANKAACTMHGYTREEFIGRKVTDVDDTDGRQFCLERTQQIMTGKPFFVENTHVRKDGSTFDAAIHANRIDIEGHPPLIFTTEYDITSRKRAEKAMRTAHERLEVAVAGGALGTWEWLPLEGEHKKPTGTLVFNEYFLTMLGYVPGEIEYNLEAVHALIDPEALPGMYKLMRAHLNGETPYYEAVYRMRHKSGDWVYIHDRGQVTERYNTGFPKRVCGTHADITRLMQAEKKLRKSEAKFRSYVEQAPSGVFILDATGRYVDVNPAASEITGYSRDELLEMRLGDLTPPDAQTNLAVRFARLCEQGHGEDVFSCVKKNGTRCLLNITAVRLDKDRFLGFARDITKQQRLEEQLRQAQKMESVGRLAGGVAHDFNNMLSVINGYSSLLLESLQPDDPLYEDVTEILNAGKRSADITRQLLAFARQQAITPQVIDLNATIEGMLKMLRRLIGEEIELAWLPGIKIRPVKIDPAQVDQILANLCVNAKDAISNVGRITIETKNIDFDEAASAMYTGLVPGAYVMLAVSDSGSGIPPNILDQIFEPFFTTKGRHQGTGLGLSTVYGIVKQNHGYITAYSELEQGATFKCYFPVHENIDEKKRRESDQRIPLGNGECILVVEDDKSITKFCIRILKKLGYTILSASTPGEALQTAQKHKEKIDLLLTDVIMPEMNGRELAEMLQGIIPNLRILYMSGYPADVIGNKGVLEEGVLLIQKPLSSQTMAVKIREALR
- a CDS encoding FAD-dependent oxidoreductase; this encodes MDSQIKGSVLVAGGGIAGIQAALDAADSGFYVYLVEKTAGIGGAMSQLDKTFPTNDCAMUIISPKLVECGRHLNIEILTLSEIMDVSGELGNFTVKVKKNPRFVDEEKCIACGLCAEKCPKKVDDEYNAGLDKRKAAYIKYGQTVPLKYAIDPDNCIYLTKGKCGICAKVCPAGAINHDMKAEILELDVGALILAPGFKAFSPKGIDYYGYDTIKDVVTSLEYERMLSASGPWAGHLKKMSNNEEPKKIAWIQCVGSRNINGGDNGYCSSVCCMYAIKQAVMTRSHMTDGNGEQTIFYMDIRSHGKEYERYYEKARQTGVSFVRSRPHTLLKGPEGHGVTMLWVDETGKNHESFFDLVILSVGLSNPESTKELANACRIELDHYGFAKTSCFSPSVSSRPGIFVTGSFQSPKAIPQSVAVASTAAARAKAVLASARNTQTIEKKFVEEFDISGQEKRIGVFVCACGTNIASVVDVNAVSEYAATLPHVAHVENNMFTCSSDTQDLIAESIKKEKLNAVVVAACTPRTHEPLFQETLQNTGLNKYMVEMANIRNMNAWVHPHEPEKATQKAKAQVKMAVAKVTQNFPLTDIKVNITPKALIIGGGLSGLSAAKNMADQGYDTILIEKQQQLGGQANTIGLTWKNEDVQAALKALIQDVKNHERIQVMTGTTLTRVSGFVGSFTGELTTGDQTSDIEFGACIIATGAHETRPNEYLYNEDPRVMTLMDFNARAQKNPEYPGSLDSVVFIQCVGSRDENHPYCSRVCCTHSIQNAVRLKKDKPEMDIFILYRDIRTYADKEELYLEARNLGVIFIRYSRDKKPSVSNENGELTVNAFDPVLQLPVSISADAIFLATAIEPNRTAPFVDLFKCSSNADGFLMEAHPKLRPVDSTVDGVFLAGMCHYPKPIDEAIAQGRAAASRASVILSQKILKLDAIKSNVTHNCDGCALCVDICPFNAISLVSFTSQDGHRHRRVEIQEALCKGCGLCAATCPKEGVQVNGFTNSQLRAQVDAILND
- a CDS encoding ATP-binding protein; protein product: MRSIDGFSQVLLEDYEKILDGEGQDALHRIRAAAQRMGRLIEDLLQLSRVSRWQLERQSLELGVLASEVVRSLQAQQSERVVEVVIGNDLSVEADPRLMRLVMENLVGNAWKFSHKVDEARIEVGRCRNTELETPNLNLADHTTVFYLRDNGAGFDMAYADKLFGAFQRLHTVSEFKGTGIGLATVMRAIHRQGGQVWAEGQVGEGATLYFSLET
- a CDS encoding PAS domain S-box protein, which codes for MEELKAIDWNQVLTPPEWIETEYSALAQLEETGKPVRYQKEYIRKDGRRVPIEMLTHVVRDRDGEVQYYYAFIADIKERIAAEETLRASEKRFEDIAFSSANWIWECDASGKYTFAAGQVHQITGYTPDELMRMTLFDMITGKEAVRVGEIFGKIVARKEPIIELENTVLSKDGRTVHLLTSGVPVLDKNGDLAGYRGVDRDITEKKQATEALQNYRDHLEELAEARCLFGKP
- a CDS encoding PAS domain S-box protein codes for the protein MLLSLLIVSIVLQFVAAGLAFVMIRRTERTAVWLVMSSALLLMAIRRSISLIHTLTSDVIIIDPVAEGIALLISCLMVIGVWLIGGVFDRLGNLRAATQHELNKRIKAEKKLGRKNVLLQEMGRIAHVGGWEFDPATGQGTWTDEVTRIHDLDPKDETSLEKGVSFYRNRSRQKIDRAVKEAFAFGSSYDLELELVSAKGVHKWVRTIGSPVVEDGKVVRVHGTFQDITAHKKAEQEIRQITERQKQLADIIEKAEQPVSVGYPDGRLGLCNWAFCELTGYSIWRN
- a CDS encoding response regulator → MDDETTILLVEDNPDDIKLTLRAFKRNHISNEVTVATDGVEALEYLFGEGRYANRDVGDLPCLVLLDLKLPRIDGYEVLCRIRTNERTKFLPVVILTSSSEEADLIQSYENGCNSYIQKPVDFSQFSKAIHHLGLYWVVLNRRFPNR
- a CDS encoding hydrogenase maturation protease, translating into MTSKVYTKKILVFGCGNTLFGNDGFGPEVVYKIEKTQTLPDSILVMDAGTGIRDLVFDLLLMDTPPELVVVIDAITVPDRRHGEIFAIDVAKVPKKKLADFSLHQCPSSNLLAQLAQRGTNVEVIAMNTEFIPDEISPGLCPVAENAVEEAAQLVIEKLKSHIAFNLEPIQK